A stretch of the Chloroflexota bacterium genome encodes the following:
- a CDS encoding glycosyltransferase family 4 protein, with product MNIGIDASRAARPIRTGTEHYSLHVIRALVDLGADHTFTLYFNRPPEPGLFPARPNVRVRVIPFPRLWTHVRLAAEIAMRPPDVLFVPAHVLPLVPGRAVATVHDLGYHYFPQAHPWAARMYLEWGTRHNARASRLVIADSRATRDDLVRFYRVPADKIRVAYPGLRPDVRPVRDKAALDATLRRYGIEPPYVLYVGTLQPRKNLRRLREAFARVPPPYRLVLAGSKGWMYGEILRRAGELGIGDRVLFPGYVPDEDLPTLLSGAALFAFPSLYEGFGLPALEAMACGAPVVCSDTSSLPEVAGDAAILVPPTDTDALAAAMNRVLADADLRADLSRRGMERARLFTWRRCAEEILKALEDAAA from the coding sequence ATGAACATCGGCATTGACGCCAGCCGTGCCGCGCGCCCCATCCGCACCGGCACCGAACATTACTCGCTGCACGTCATCCGCGCGCTGGTGGATTTGGGGGCCGACCACACCTTCACGCTGTACTTCAACCGGCCACCCGAACCCGGCCTTTTCCCCGCGCGCCCCAATGTACGCGTTCGGGTCATCCCGTTCCCGCGCCTGTGGACGCATGTTCGCCTGGCCGCCGAGATCGCGATGAGGCCGCCCGATGTGCTGTTCGTCCCGGCCCATGTGCTGCCGCTGGTGCCAGGGCGGGCGGTGGCCACCGTGCACGATTTGGGCTATCACTACTTCCCACAGGCGCACCCCTGGGCCGCGCGCATGTACTTGGAGTGGGGCACGCGCCACAATGCCCGCGCCAGCCGCCTGGTCATCGCCGATTCCCGCGCCACCCGCGACGACCTGGTGCGATTCTACCGCGTGCCCGCCGACAAGATTCGGGTGGCGTATCCCGGCCTGCGGCCCGACGTGAGGCCGGTGCGCGACAAGGCCGCACTGGACGCCACGCTGCGCCGCTACGGGATTGAGCCGCCGTATGTGCTGTACGTCGGCACGCTTCAGCCCCGCAAGAACCTACGCCGCCTGAGAGAGGCCTTTGCCCGCGTGCCGCCGCCCTATCGCCTCGTGCTGGCCGGGAGCAAGGGCTGGATGTACGGCGAGATTCTGCGCCGCGCCGGGGAACTCGGCATCGGCGACAGGGTCCTCTTCCCCGGCTACGTGCCCGACGAGGACCTGCCGACGCTGCTCAGCGGCGCGGCGCTCTTCGCCTTCCCATCGCTGTACGAGGGGTTCGGGTTGCCGGCGCTGGAGGCCATGGCCTGCGGCGCGCCGGTGGTGTGCAGCGACACCAGTTCCCTGCCGGAGGTGGCCGGCGACGCGGCCATTCTCGTGCCGCCCACGGATACGGACGCACTGGCCGCCGCCATGAACCGCGTCCTCGCCGACGCCGACCTGCGCGCTGACCTGTCGCGCAGGGGCATGGAGCGGGCGCGGCTCTTCACCTGGCGGCGCTGCGCCGAGGAGATTCTCAAGGCTCTGGAGGATGCCGCCGCATGA
- a CDS encoding WecB/TagA/CpsF family glycosyltransferase, translating into MTLPERVPKVHFLGVPVHNVDSGEALRILEAFIRERKPRQVVTVNPEFVMAAQRLPEFRDVLTRADLSLPDGVGLLLGARIQGTPLKERVTGVDTVVRVAALAAERGYRLYLLGAAPGVAEEAARRLVDAHPGLVIAGTYAGSPAPEEKDAIVARITAAAPDVLFVAYGAPKQDLWIARNLERLRVPVVMGVGGAFDFIAGRAKRAPAWMQRMGLEWLHRLIHQPWRWRRMLALPRFLFAVVADRLTRR; encoded by the coding sequence ATGACCCTGCCCGAGCGCGTGCCGAAGGTACACTTCCTGGGCGTGCCCGTCCACAACGTGGATAGCGGCGAAGCCCTGCGCATCCTGGAGGCGTTCATCCGCGAGCGGAAACCCCGCCAGGTGGTAACGGTGAACCCCGAGTTCGTCATGGCCGCCCAGCGGTTGCCCGAGTTTCGCGATGTGCTGACCCGCGCCGACCTGTCGCTGCCCGATGGCGTGGGGCTGCTCCTGGGCGCGCGGATTCAGGGGACGCCGCTCAAGGAGCGCGTTACCGGCGTGGATACCGTGGTGCGGGTGGCCGCGCTGGCCGCAGAACGGGGCTATCGGCTCTACCTGCTGGGCGCCGCCCCGGGAGTCGCCGAGGAGGCGGCGCGCCGCCTCGTGGACGCCCATCCCGGCCTGGTCATCGCGGGGACTTACGCCGGGTCGCCCGCGCCGGAAGAAAAAGACGCTATCGTCGCGCGAATCACCGCCGCGGCCCCCGACGTGCTGTTCGTGGCCTACGGCGCGCCGAAGCAAGACCTGTGGATCGCGCGGAACCTGGAGCGGTTGCGGGTGCCGGTGGTCATGGGGGTCGGCGGGGCGTTTGACTTCATCGCGGGCCGGGCCAAGCGCGCGCCGGCCTGGATGCAGCGCATGGGACTGGAGTGGCTCCACAGGCTCATCCATCAGCCGTGGCGCTGGCGGCGGATGTTGGCGCTCCCGCGGTTTCTGTTCGCCGTCGTCGCCGACCGTCTCACGAGGAGGTAG
- the speB gene encoding agmatinase, whose amino-acid sequence MDWSSRFGRAPRYAGLPTFAHVGAAPAPDGLDVAVFGVPYDSATTFRSGARHAPAAIRAVSGILREYHPWWRVAPFETLRVGDLGDVPVVPAYVDDTMRAIQDWMTGVLEAGAFPMAMGGDHSVTLPLLRAVAARHGPLSLIQFDSHPDTWDTEHGRPYGHGTWVRRAVEEGLIDPAASVQVGLRGSVDAAHDLDDARALGLRLIPMDEAAEMGVAAVVSRVRETVRGPVYVTLDIDAADPSCAPGTGTPEVGGFSAREMLQLVRGLRDLPIAGFDIVEVCPAFDCGGITALLAANLMYEMLCLLARQRAA is encoded by the coding sequence ATGGACTGGTCATCGCGTTTCGGTCGCGCGCCTCGCTACGCGGGGCTGCCCACCTTCGCCCACGTCGGCGCGGCCCCCGCCCCCGACGGCCTGGACGTGGCCGTTTTCGGCGTGCCCTACGACAGCGCCACGACGTTCCGCAGCGGGGCGCGCCACGCGCCGGCGGCAATCCGCGCGGTCTCGGGCATCCTGCGCGAATATCATCCCTGGTGGCGGGTCGCGCCTTTTGAGACGCTGCGGGTGGGAGATTTGGGCGACGTGCCGGTGGTTCCCGCGTATGTGGACGACACCATGCGCGCCATCCAGGACTGGATGACCGGCGTTCTGGAGGCTGGCGCGTTCCCCATGGCCATGGGCGGCGACCATTCGGTTACGCTGCCGCTGCTGCGAGCCGTCGCCGCGCGACATGGGCCGCTCTCGCTCATCCAGTTTGACTCCCACCCCGACACCTGGGACACCGAGCACGGTCGGCCCTACGGCCACGGGACATGGGTGCGGCGCGCCGTGGAGGAAGGGCTGATTGATCCCGCCGCCTCGGTGCAGGTGGGGCTGCGCGGGTCTGTGGACGCGGCGCACGACCTGGACGATGCGCGGGCGCTGGGCCTGCGCCTGATCCCCATGGACGAGGCGGCGGAGATGGGCGTGGCCGCCGTTGTATCCCGCGTGCGGGAGACGGTGCGCGGCCCCGTGTACGTTACGCTGGACATAGACGCTGCCGACCCGTCCTGCGCCCCAGGGACGGGCACGCCCGAGGTAGGCGGATTTTCGGCGCGGGAGATGCTCCAGTTGGTGCGCGGCCTGCGCGACCTGCCCATCGCGGGGTTTGACATCGTGGAGGTATGCCCGGCGTTTGACTGCGGGGGAATCACCGCGCTCCTGGCAGCCAACCTCATGTACGAGATGCTGTGCCTGCTGGCGCGCCAACGCGCCGCGTGA
- the ruvA gene encoding Holliday junction branch migration protein RuvA: protein MIATLRGRIVGHAKQSIVVDVNGVGFQVMLSASDLERLGEVGREVTLFTHLQVREDGLTLYGFSTEEARELFELLLTVSGIGPKVAMALLSAFSPDDLQKALVQEDIGALARVPGIGPKTARNLVFHLRDKIQTAPVGPSLAALAEADAEVISALTSLGYSVVEAQRAVQSLPREELPLEERIRLALAYFGR, encoded by the coding sequence GTGATCGCGACCTTGCGCGGCAGGATCGTCGGCCATGCCAAGCAGTCTATCGTGGTGGATGTGAACGGCGTGGGGTTCCAGGTGATGCTGAGCGCGTCGGACTTGGAGCGCCTCGGCGAGGTGGGCCGCGAGGTAACGCTGTTCACCCACCTGCAAGTCCGCGAGGACGGGCTGACGCTGTACGGTTTCTCCACCGAAGAGGCGCGCGAACTGTTTGAACTCCTGCTCACGGTGAGCGGCATCGGCCCCAAGGTCGCGATGGCCCTCCTGTCCGCGTTTTCCCCCGACGATTTGCAGAAGGCCCTTGTCCAGGAAGACATCGGCGCCTTGGCCCGCGTGCCCGGAATTGGCCCCAAGACCGCCCGCAACCTGGTGTTTCATCTCCGCGACAAGATTCAGACGGCGCCTGTCGGCCCGTCGTTGGCGGCGCTTGCCGAGGCCGACGCCGAGGTGATCAGCGCCCTCACGTCCTTGGGCTATAGCGTCGTAGAGGCGCAGCGGGCGGTGCAGTCGCTCCCCCGCGAGGAGTTGCCGCTGGAAGAGCGGATACGGCTCGCCCTGGCGTACTTCGGGCGTTGA
- the ruvC gene encoding crossover junction endodeoxyribonuclease RuvC — translation MLALGIDPGTATTGFGLVSEDHGAYCLVDCGVILTPAHEPMPQRLLLLHDRLLALLAAHRPDAIAVEELFFNKNARTAIAVGQARGVVLLAAAQAGVPLYEYTPLQVKQAVVGYGRAEKRQVQEMVRILLGLEAIPQPDDAADAVAVALCHLQSFALYRKLAEATQQGG, via the coding sequence ATGTTGGCGCTGGGGATAGACCCTGGGACGGCGACCACCGGCTTCGGCCTGGTGAGCGAGGATCACGGCGCATACTGCCTGGTGGATTGCGGCGTCATCCTCACGCCCGCACATGAGCCGATGCCCCAGCGGCTGCTCCTGCTGCACGACCGCCTGCTGGCGCTCCTTGCCGCGCACCGCCCCGACGCCATCGCCGTGGAGGAACTGTTCTTCAACAAGAATGCGCGGACGGCCATCGCCGTGGGCCAGGCGCGCGGGGTTGTCCTGCTGGCCGCCGCCCAGGCCGGCGTCCCGCTGTACGAGTACACACCGCTACAGGTCAAGCAGGCCGTGGTGGGCTACGGGCGCGCCGAGAAGCGCCAGGTGCAGGAGATGGTGCGCATCCTGCTGGGGCTTGAGGCTATCCCGCAGCCCGATGACGCCGCCGACGCCGTAGCGGTCGCCTTGTGTCATCTGCAATCGTTCGCCCTCTACCGCAAACTGGCGGAAGCCACCCAACAGGGAGGGTAA
- a CDS encoding YebC/PmpR family DNA-binding transcriptional regulator — protein MSGHSKWSTIKRQKGVADARRGALFTKLGREISVAAREGGGDPAANFKLRLIIDKAKAANMPKENIERAIKRGTGELKGEAEYEITYEGYGPNGVAVLVKVLTDNRNRAAAEVRRVFTRHGGSLGETGCVAWMFEPKGYLAVKVNDGQDPDEIAMIAIDAGADDVVPSEDIVEVYTKVEDFQWVREALERRGLELDEQEPIWMTPKTLMRLGEKETLQAMSLIDALEELEDVSKVFTNLDIPDEVMEKYQAA, from the coding sequence ATGTCAGGACACTCCAAATGGTCAACCATCAAGCGACAGAAGGGCGTTGCCGACGCTCGGCGGGGGGCTCTTTTCACCAAGTTGGGTCGCGAAATCTCCGTGGCGGCGCGCGAAGGGGGCGGCGACCCTGCGGCGAACTTCAAGTTGCGCCTCATCATAGATAAGGCCAAGGCCGCCAACATGCCCAAGGAGAACATAGAGCGGGCCATCAAGCGCGGCACGGGCGAACTCAAGGGCGAAGCCGAGTACGAGATCACCTACGAGGGCTACGGCCCCAACGGCGTGGCGGTCCTGGTCAAGGTTCTCACCGACAACCGCAACCGCGCCGCAGCCGAAGTCCGCCGCGTCTTCACGCGGCATGGCGGCAGCCTCGGCGAGACCGGGTGCGTCGCCTGGATGTTTGAGCCGAAGGGCTACCTGGCCGTCAAAGTCAACGATGGCCAGGATCCCGACGAGATCGCCATGATCGCGATTGACGCCGGCGCTGATGATGTCGTCCCCTCCGAGGACATCGTGGAAGTCTATACCAAGGTGGAAGACTTCCAGTGGGTGCGCGAGGCGCTGGAAAGGCGGGGATTGGAACTGGATGAGCAGGAACCCATCTGGATGACCCCCAAGACCCTGATGCGCCTGGGCGAGAAAGAGACCCTTCAAGCCATGAGCCTCATTGACGCGCTGGAGGAACTGGAAGACGTTTCCAAGGTCTTCACCAACCTGGACATCCCCGATGAGGTCATGGAGAAGTATCAGGCTGCGTAG
- a CDS encoding carbohydrate kinase family protein, whose protein sequence is MDEYPPVVVVGAAAMDTKGRPDKGLTAGTSCEGDIRISVGGSARNVAENLARLGVPTTLLTAVGKDGSGRRILHQAQESGINVDRVIVTDEYHTAAYMTIYDERGEPVYSIHDMDILSLITPQYLYYNRRVITESALIAVDANLSPRALRSLFALARKHKIRVCADPTTVGLAARLKPYLGELYMVTPNAAEAEALTGVPVTNKARALRAAKALVGMGVRLAIVTLAEKGLCYATSEASGTLPAVPCEIVDLTGAGDALTAAVIFGLLNEMDVDDAVRLGLAAAAATIGCEETVCPDLSVDVLYEKLVV, encoded by the coding sequence ATGGATGAATATCCGCCGGTGGTCGTGGTGGGCGCGGCGGCGATGGACACCAAAGGCAGGCCCGACAAGGGCTTGACGGCGGGCACGTCGTGCGAGGGCGACATCCGCATCAGCGTCGGGGGGTCGGCGCGGAACGTCGCCGAGAACCTGGCGCGGCTGGGCGTGCCCACAACCCTGCTCACGGCGGTGGGGAAGGACGGGTCGGGCCGGCGCATCCTGCACCAGGCCCAGGAAAGCGGCATCAACGTGGACCGCGTCATCGTTACGGACGAGTATCATACGGCCGCGTACATGACCATCTACGACGAGCGGGGCGAGCCCGTGTACTCCATCCACGACATGGACATCCTGTCGCTCATCACGCCGCAGTACCTGTACTACAACCGCCGCGTCATCACCGAGTCGGCCCTGATCGCGGTGGACGCCAACCTGTCGCCGCGGGCGCTTCGGTCGCTGTTTGCGCTGGCCCGCAAGCACAAGATTCGGGTGTGCGCCGACCCGACGACGGTGGGGCTTGCGGCCCGCCTGAAGCCGTACCTGGGCGAGTTGTACATGGTAACGCCGAACGCGGCGGAAGCCGAGGCACTGACGGGCGTGCCGGTTACCAACAAGGCCAGAGCGTTGCGCGCGGCCAAGGCCCTGGTGGGCATGGGCGTGCGCCTGGCCATCGTTACGTTGGCCGAGAAGGGGCTGTGCTACGCCACGAGCGAGGCCAGCGGGACGCTGCCCGCCGTGCCGTGCGAGATCGTGGACCTGACGGGGGCGGGCGATGCGCTGACGGCGGCGGTGATCTTCGGCTTGCTGAACGAGATGGACGTGGACGACGCGGTGCGGTTGGGGCTAGCCGCCGCTGCCGCTACCATCGGCTGCGAGGAGACGGTCTGCCCCGACCTGAGCGTAGATGTCTTGTATGAGAAGTTAGTTGTATGA
- a CDS encoding pseudouridine-5'-phosphate glycosidase, protein MNIQIYSEVQAALRAGQPVVALESAVITHGLPRPQNLDTARRLERVVRERGATPATVAVVDGRLCVGLADEELARLAQSPRPRKVSLRDLAACAVQGEDGGTTVAATMHLAHQAGIGVFATGGIGGVHRGQPFDVSADLPMLARMPMAVVCSGAKSILDLPLTLEWLETHGVPVVGYQTNRFPAFYCRDSGLEVDIRVDTPEALRDFIRAHWGAGLHTAVLVGVPVPEDAALPGPLVEEAIAQALADAERDGIRGKALTPYLLARLSRITEGRSLRANLALLERNAEIAARLAVCMAA, encoded by the coding sequence ATGAATATTCAAATATATTCGGAAGTGCAGGCGGCGCTCCGCGCGGGCCAGCCCGTCGTGGCGCTGGAGTCCGCCGTCATCACCCACGGCCTGCCGCGCCCTCAGAACCTGGATACCGCCCGCCGCTTGGAGCGCGTGGTGCGCGAGCGCGGGGCGACGCCTGCTACCGTGGCGGTGGTGGACGGCCGCCTGTGCGTGGGTCTGGCCGACGAGGAGTTGGCGCGCCTGGCCCAAAGCCCGCGCCCGCGCAAAGTGAGCCTGCGCGATTTGGCGGCGTGCGCAGTGCAGGGCGAGGACGGCGGCACCACGGTTGCGGCGACCATGCACCTGGCGCACCAGGCCGGCATCGGCGTTTTCGCCACGGGCGGCATCGGGGGCGTTCACCGCGGGCAACCCTTTGACGTTTCGGCTGACCTGCCCATGCTAGCGCGCATGCCGATGGCCGTGGTGTGCTCGGGCGCGAAGAGCATCCTGGACCTGCCCCTGACGCTGGAGTGGCTGGAGACGCACGGCGTGCCCGTGGTGGGATACCAGACCAATCGGTTTCCGGCGTTCTACTGCCGGGACAGCGGACTTGAGGTGGACATCCGCGTGGACACGCCGGAGGCGCTGCGCGACTTCATCCGCGCTCATTGGGGCGCTGGCCTGCACACGGCGGTGCTGGTGGGGGTGCCCGTCCCCGAAGACGCCGCGCTCCCCGGCCCGCTGGTGGAGGAGGCCATTGCGCAGGCGCTGGCCGACGCGGAGCGGGACGGCATACGCGGGAAGGCCCTCACGCCGTACCTGCTGGCGCGGCTGAGCCGCATCACCGAGGGGCGGTCGCTGCGGGCGAACTTAGCGCTGCTTGAGCGCAATGCCGAGATCGCCGCCCGACTGGCCGTGTGCATGGCGGCGTAG
- a CDS encoding class I SAM-dependent methyltransferase: MADRSEPRIIDYGESTYKRDFWGEGREYEDRAERFALRRLIPPQGLRILDVGSGFGRLVALYRHFSEVVLLDYSDDQLRDARRTWGDDRIQYVAANWYHMPFADATFDAVLSVRVLHHAADLPALMGEIARVLAPGGIYVLEFANKRNLKAIARFLLRRQKWNPFDPEPVEYHPLHWDFHPRWMYDLLVDKGFTVERRLTVSHFRAGLLKRLVPAGILARADAALQWTGRYFQLTPSVFMRARAAGLPTPPTERLVYRCPACGGALTEDAMGLRCAACGALYPLHDGIWMFKA, from the coding sequence GTGGCTGACAGAAGCGAGCCGAGAATCATAGACTACGGCGAGAGCACCTACAAGCGCGACTTCTGGGGCGAGGGCCGCGAGTACGAGGACCGGGCCGAGCGGTTCGCGCTCCGGCGCCTCATCCCGCCGCAGGGCCTGCGCATCCTGGACGTGGGCTCGGGGTTCGGCAGGCTGGTCGCGCTCTACCGCCATTTCTCCGAGGTGGTCCTGCTGGACTACTCGGACGACCAACTGCGCGACGCCCGCCGCACATGGGGGGACGACCGCATCCAGTATGTGGCGGCCAACTGGTACCACATGCCCTTCGCCGACGCGACCTTTGACGCCGTGTTGAGTGTGCGCGTGCTCCACCATGCGGCGGACTTGCCCGCGCTCATGGGCGAGATCGCCCGCGTCCTGGCCCCTGGCGGCATCTACGTCCTGGAGTTCGCGAACAAGCGGAACCTCAAGGCCATCGCCCGCTTCCTGCTGCGCCGCCAGAAGTGGAACCCCTTTGACCCGGAGCCGGTGGAGTACCACCCGCTGCATTGGGATTTCCATCCCCGCTGGATGTACGACCTGCTCGTGGACAAAGGCTTCACGGTGGAGCGGCGGCTGACCGTGTCCCACTTCCGCGCGGGGCTGCTCAAGCGCCTGGTGCCCGCGGGCATCCTGGCGCGCGCCGACGCCGCGCTCCAGTGGACCGGGCGGTACTTCCAGTTGACCCCCAGCGTGTTCATGCGGGCGCGCGCGGCGGGCCTGCCCACGCCCCCGACGGAGCGCCTGGTGTACCGCTGCCCGGCGTGCGGCGGCGCGCTGACAGAGGACGCGATGGGGCTGCGCTGCGCGGCTTGCGGCGCGCTGTACCCGCTGCACGACGGGATTTGGATGTTCAAGGCGTAG
- a CDS encoding ABC transporter permease, which produces MAGICQPQTKPDLAKRLRQAAGRAAGAILGVLGFLAVWGGLVALLKYPPFILPGPGRVWSRFLVAVADGSLWYHTSLTLFEIFAGLLLGVSVATLLGYIIAKSPTLDRLLSPYIVAAQAVPIVALAPLLVIWFGFGSVSKILVCALTLFLPVLINTAVGIRSVDRNLRELMRSLGASRWQTFRMLEVPAALPVLFGGLKIGATLSVIGAVVGEFVGADRGLGFLINLARGLFDTPLLFVALFTLVAIALSLYGAISLVEAALLRHR; this is translated from the coding sequence ATGGCCGGAATCTGCCAACCTCAAACCAAGCCGGACCTGGCGAAGCGGCTGCGGCAGGCGGCAGGCCGCGCGGCGGGTGCGATCCTAGGTGTGCTGGGCTTCCTCGCAGTGTGGGGCGGCCTGGTCGCGCTGCTGAAGTATCCGCCGTTTATCCTCCCTGGGCCTGGGCGCGTCTGGTCGCGCTTCCTCGTCGCGGTCGCCGATGGCTCGCTGTGGTACCACACATCGCTCACGCTGTTTGAAATCTTCGCGGGCCTCCTGCTGGGCGTGAGCGTTGCCACCCTGCTGGGATACATCATCGCCAAGTCGCCCACGCTGGACCGCCTGCTGTCGCCCTACATCGTCGCGGCCCAGGCAGTTCCCATCGTTGCCCTGGCGCCGTTGCTGGTCATCTGGTTCGGCTTCGGGAGCGTCTCCAAGATTCTGGTCTGCGCGCTGACGCTGTTCTTGCCCGTGCTCATCAATACTGCCGTCGGCATCCGCTCGGTGGATCGCAACCTGCGCGAACTGATGCGGTCGCTGGGCGCGTCGCGATGGCAGACGTTTCGGATGCTGGAAGTGCCCGCCGCGCTGCCCGTGCTGTTCGGGGGGCTGAAAATCGGCGCGACGCTGTCGGTCATCGGCGCGGTCGTGGGCGAATTCGTCGGCGCCGACAGGGGACTGGGGTTTCTGATCAACCTGGCGCGGGGGCTGTTTGACACGCCCCTGCTCTTCGTCGCGCTGTTCACCCTTGTGGCGATCGCGCTGTCGCTCTACGGCGCGATCTCGCTCGTTGAGGCCGCTCTGCTGCGGCATCGGTAA
- a CDS encoding ABC transporter substrate-binding protein → MKTLRLALILLALVASVAAVGCKPTPRPTQEVTLAMGYIPNVQFAPLYVAVKKGYFAEEGIQVKFDYGWETDLLKLVGTGELKFAVASGDQVILARSQGLPVVYVMNWYRRYPVSVTALADRGIRTPQDLVGKTVGIPATYGASYIGWRALLYATGISPDSVTLQTIGYAQVPALVEKQVDAAVCYVMNEPVQLAQAGYAVVDMPVSDYIDLVSNGFITNEQTIQKEPALVQGMVRAALRGLRYTLDHPDEAFEISLEFIPEMKSTDVPLQKAVLYKSLEVWRSDRLGESSQAAWQASVDFMKSVGLIQEAPAINTLFTNRFVEGARK, encoded by the coding sequence ATGAAGACATTGCGGTTGGCTTTGATTCTGCTGGCGCTCGTCGCGTCGGTCGCTGCGGTCGGGTGCAAGCCCACTCCCCGCCCCACCCAGGAAGTTACGCTGGCGATGGGCTATATCCCCAACGTGCAGTTCGCGCCCTTGTACGTGGCGGTGAAGAAAGGCTACTTCGCCGAGGAAGGCATCCAGGTGAAGTTTGACTACGGCTGGGAGACCGACCTGCTGAAACTGGTGGGCACGGGCGAGTTGAAGTTCGCCGTCGCCAGCGGGGATCAGGTCATCCTGGCCCGCTCGCAGGGGCTGCCCGTCGTGTACGTGATGAACTGGTACCGCCGCTATCCGGTCTCGGTTACCGCCCTGGCGGACAGGGGCATCCGCACGCCGCAGGATTTGGTCGGCAAGACCGTGGGCATTCCCGCGACCTACGGGGCCAGTTACATCGGGTGGCGGGCGCTGCTGTACGCCACCGGCATCAGTCCCGATTCGGTTACGCTTCAGACCATCGGCTACGCGCAAGTCCCCGCGCTGGTAGAAAAGCAGGTGGACGCCGCCGTCTGCTACGTGATGAACGAGCCGGTTCAACTGGCGCAGGCGGGGTATGCCGTCGTGGATATGCCCGTGAGCGACTACATAGACCTGGTGTCCAACGGCTTCATCACCAACGAGCAGACGATCCAGAAGGAGCCGGCGCTGGTGCAGGGTATGGTGAGGGCGGCGCTGCGGGGCCTGCGGTACACGCTGGATCACCCCGACGAGGCGTTTGAGATTTCGCTGGAGTTCATCCCCGAGATGAAGAGCACCGATGTCCCGCTCCAGAAGGCCGTCTTGTACAAGAGCCTGGAAGTTTGGAGAAGCGATCGCCTCGGCGAGAGCAGTCAGGCGGCGTGGCAGGCCTCGGTGGACTTCATGAAGTCCGTGGGGTTGATTCAGGAGGCCCCTGCGATCAACACGCTGTTCACGAATCGGTTTGTGGAGGGCGCGAGGAAATAG
- a CDS encoding ABC transporter ATP-binding protein — protein MAGSPPDSENTTAPPALEAIDLTKTYCTSQGEVAAVAGVTMQAAQGEFVCIVGPSGCGKTTLLHLFAGLLEPTSGLVRANGIQIKGPVREIGLVFQNGNLMPWRSVLRNVTLPLEIQGVPLREAEEAARSVLDLVGLRGFEHARPRELSGGMQQRVAIARALVYDPKILLLDEPFGALDALTRERMNLELQRIWQARQKTVIMVTHNIHEAVFLGDRVLVMTPRPGQISSETRIPLPRPRDLAVMASPQFGLLAQSIRESIYE, from the coding sequence ATGGCTGGCAGTCCGCCAGATTCCGAGAATACCACCGCGCCCCCTGCGCTGGAGGCGATTGACCTGACCAAGACCTACTGCACGTCCCAGGGCGAGGTGGCGGCCGTGGCGGGGGTAACGATGCAGGCCGCCCAGGGCGAGTTCGTGTGCATCGTGGGGCCTTCGGGGTGCGGCAAGACCACGCTCCTGCACCTGTTCGCGGGGCTGCTGGAGCCGACATCGGGCCTCGTGCGCGCCAACGGCATCCAGATCAAGGGGCCCGTGCGTGAGATCGGGCTAGTGTTCCAGAACGGGAACCTGATGCCCTGGCGCAGCGTGTTGCGCAACGTTACCCTGCCGCTGGAGATCCAGGGCGTGCCCCTTCGGGAGGCCGAGGAGGCGGCGCGTAGCGTGCTGGATTTGGTGGGCCTGAGGGGGTTTGAGCACGCGCGACCGCGGGAACTTTCGGGCGGGATGCAGCAGCGGGTCGCCATTGCCCGCGCCCTGGTGTACGACCCGAAGATCTTGCTACTGGATGAGCCTTTCGGCGCGCTGGACGCCCTGACCCGCGAGCGGATGAACCTGGAATTGCAGCGTATCTGGCAGGCGCGGCAGAAGACCGTCATCATGGTAACCCACAACATTCACGAGGCGGTGTTCCTGGGAGACCGCGTGCTGGTGATGACCCCGCGGCCAGGGCAGATTTCCTCCGAGACGCGCATTCCCCTGCCGCGCCCGCGCGACCTGGCGGTGATGGCCTCGCCGCAATTCGGCCTGCTGGCCCAGTCCATCCGCGAATCTATCTATGAGTGA